A window of the Lentisphaera araneosa HTCC2155 genome harbors these coding sequences:
- a CDS encoding dienelactone hydrolase family protein translates to MNKVLMCAVLICGILATTAYGQKKGKGGSPKTAFKMEFVTIPDNISSSFETLKKQVLLCHPLKNTKEKSPLVISLHGLGGGSKPVESRLRSSIIKELSKAENLKYGAKILVPQSDPTWNPESLSKMLDYILSEHKDIDVNRIYCVGYSMGGKGTWEWAMLEPKRFAAISPKGFIPDYSKTASMASLAIWAMVGTKDSQPRVDGISKMKDEFAKVNSNLVKLSIFEGANHKTASAQAKQVEGMYDWLFSHKNTSK, encoded by the coding sequence ATGAATAAAGTATTAATGTGTGCAGTTTTGATATGTGGAATCTTGGCAACGACGGCTTATGGCCAAAAAAAGGGTAAAGGCGGAAGTCCAAAAACGGCTTTCAAAATGGAATTCGTCACTATCCCCGACAACATAAGCTCTAGTTTTGAAACCCTAAAAAAACAGGTTTTACTCTGCCATCCGCTGAAAAACACTAAGGAGAAATCTCCCTTAGTGATTTCACTTCACGGCCTTGGGGGTGGTTCCAAACCCGTTGAATCTCGCTTGAGATCATCAATTATCAAAGAACTCTCAAAAGCAGAAAACCTCAAATACGGTGCCAAAATCCTCGTTCCTCAAAGTGATCCCACTTGGAATCCCGAATCACTCTCAAAAATGCTCGATTATATTTTGAGCGAGCACAAAGATATTGACGTAAATCGCATTTATTGCGTCGGCTATAGCATGGGCGGTAAAGGAACTTGGGAATGGGCTATGCTGGAGCCAAAACGTTTTGCCGCTATCAGCCCCAAAGGCTTTATCCCAGACTATAGCAAGACCGCAAGCATGGCGAGCTTAGCTATCTGGGCCATGGTGGGAACAAAGGATAGCCAGCCCCGTGTCGATGGCATCTCAAAAATGAAGGACGAATTTGCCAAAGTGAATTCCAATTTGGTTAAGCTATCCATTTTCGAAGGGGCGAATCACAAAACCGCCTCAGCTCAAGCCAAACAAGTCGAGGGCATGTACGACTGGCTTTTTTCACACAAGAACACCAGTAAGTAA
- a CDS encoding sulfatase — protein MKFNLRTRSIMALSVFCSTLSFATFAKDSEKPNFIIFYTDDLGYGDTSVPMMKDRPDLTKPLYKTPHLERLAQDGMRFSNAYSPAPTCTPSRISLQFGKTTAKTKVMNVHDVMAKKNGIDLKNHKGMAEFVKEADPNYVTAHFGKGMTIRRMDDIGYDITDNIDDIKEGNGNFHGDWLSIKNRKPIPDDDPKRVFSLTKSSVDFINTQAKANKPFFLMVSHYAVHVKHAALEETIKKYQIGDVDYKDARYAALIEHLDDSLGAMLKALDDNGIADNTYVIFTSDNGGGHGGNPSLQGGKAKMMEGGLRVPTVVRGPGIPADSQCDVPIVQYDFLATLHELSGNPNPLPDDIDGGSLVDVFRNGNEGKVERNTPFLVFHYPYYAGVPVSAIRMGDYKFMRQLNTGETRLHNVATDMGEEKNLINSMPEKAAEMDKLLKVYVAEVGAWDIDDVYAERLGELKKRLKPDSSDNTKVSSQIERTKANQANKKWL, from the coding sequence ATGAAATTTAACTTACGTACTCGCTCAATCATGGCACTCAGCGTGTTTTGCTCTACCCTTTCTTTTGCGACATTCGCAAAGGATTCTGAGAAACCCAACTTCATTATCTTTTATACCGATGATCTAGGCTATGGCGACACGTCGGTACCCATGATGAAAGATCGTCCTGACTTGACCAAGCCACTTTATAAGACACCACACCTGGAACGCTTAGCTCAAGATGGTATGCGTTTTTCCAATGCGTATTCACCTGCACCGACTTGTACACCTTCGCGCATTAGTCTGCAGTTTGGTAAGACCACTGCTAAGACAAAAGTGATGAATGTTCACGACGTTATGGCCAAAAAGAATGGCATAGACCTTAAGAATCACAAGGGCATGGCGGAGTTTGTCAAAGAAGCTGACCCCAATTATGTAACGGCACATTTTGGCAAGGGCATGACGATTCGTCGCATGGATGACATTGGTTATGATATTACGGATAATATTGATGATATCAAAGAGGGCAATGGGAATTTTCATGGTGATTGGCTCAGTATAAAAAATAGGAAGCCCATTCCTGACGATGACCCCAAACGCGTTTTTAGTCTGACCAAGAGCTCGGTGGATTTCATCAATACTCAAGCAAAAGCCAATAAACCGTTTTTTCTGATGGTATCTCACTATGCGGTTCACGTTAAACATGCGGCTTTGGAAGAAACGATTAAAAAATATCAGATTGGTGATGTGGACTACAAAGACGCTAGATATGCGGCCTTGATTGAGCATTTGGACGATAGCTTAGGAGCGATGTTAAAAGCACTTGATGACAACGGCATCGCCGATAATACTTACGTGATTTTCACTTCAGACAATGGCGGTGGTCACGGTGGCAATCCTAGTTTACAGGGTGGTAAAGCAAAAATGATGGAAGGTGGACTACGTGTTCCCACAGTCGTACGTGGTCCAGGTATACCTGCCGATTCCCAGTGTGATGTACCGATTGTTCAGTACGACTTCCTCGCGACACTTCACGAACTTTCCGGTAATCCCAATCCACTCCCTGATGATATCGATGGTGGCAGCTTAGTGGATGTTTTCCGCAATGGTAATGAAGGAAAAGTGGAGCGCAATACACCTTTCCTCGTTTTTCATTACCCCTATTACGCAGGTGTGCCCGTTTCGGCCATTCGCATGGGTGACTATAAGTTCATGCGCCAACTCAATACCGGAGAAACGCGCCTACATAATGTGGCGACTGATATGGGAGAGGAAAAGAATTTAATCAATAGCATGCCCGAAAAAGCCGCCGAAATGGATAAGCTCCTCAAGGTCTATGTGGCAGAAGTTGGAGCTTGGGATATCGACGATGTTTATGCTGAACGTTTAGGTGAACTGAAGAAAAGACTTAAGCCGGACTCATCGGATAATACTAAGGTGAGTTCTCAAATAGAAAGAACAAAAGCTAACCAAGCGAATAAGAAATGGCTCTAG